The Edaphobacter flagellatus sequence GCCGCCTTGAAATTCCCCAGGGCTCCTTCTACATCGCGCTCTACCGCATGGAGCACAAAGGACTGATTCGCGGCGAGTGGGGAGAGTCGGAGAACAACCGCTGCGCCAAGTTCTATTCGCTCACCGCCACGGGACGAAAGCACTTGAAAAAAGAGACCGAAAAGTGGGCCGAGATGACGGACGTCGTCGGCTCCATTCTCGACGCCACTCCGGAGACATTATGAGTTTTCTTGCCCCGCTCCGATCATGGTGGAAGGCGCTCGCCCATCGTTCGCAGACAGACCGCGAGATCGAGGCCGAGTTCGAATACCACATCCATGTTCGTGCTCAAC is a genomic window containing:
- a CDS encoding PadR family transcriptional regulator, with the translated sequence MGDKVDLLQGTLEILILKSVSLGALHGYGILLRIQQISQGRLEIPQGSFYIALYRMEHKGLIRGEWGESENNRCAKFYSLTATGRKHLKKETEKWAEMTDVVGSILDATPETL